In Terriglobus sp. TAA 43, a single window of DNA contains:
- a CDS encoding VTT domain-containing protein: MSLAAWIAAHGYVTVLGLLMLSSLGLPLPAGLALILAGASAHGGLLRAGVLIPLAILADNLGASILYTGGRLTGWWLLGRLCRLTMDPENCIFRSADFFYERGPRVLLIARFLPGLNSMAPPLAGSLNMRFWKFWQLDVLGAALHVCVWTGVGYFASRYIKVVTNALAVVGHVAVGFVLLILAGYAALWVFVSLRDRRYRNVHRISADEVVRRLENPDPCHPIVIADVRSHGYYDPGMLRIKNSIRVEPNRLGVELDALRETLAPECDIYVYCSCVRDATSIRIAYAMESRGTKVHVIEGGLRAWLKAGWPTELVPAGELRHLPRFD, encoded by the coding sequence ATGAGTTTGGCGGCGTGGATTGCGGCGCACGGATACGTGACGGTGCTGGGGCTGCTGATGCTGTCCTCTTTGGGATTGCCGCTACCGGCGGGGCTCGCGCTGATTCTGGCCGGTGCTTCCGCGCATGGTGGGTTGTTGCGCGCTGGGGTACTGATCCCACTGGCGATACTCGCTGACAATCTTGGCGCAAGCATTCTTTACACCGGCGGCCGGCTGACGGGGTGGTGGCTGTTGGGGCGGCTGTGTCGGCTGACGATGGACCCAGAAAACTGCATCTTCCGGTCCGCGGATTTCTTTTATGAACGCGGGCCCCGGGTGCTGTTGATTGCGCGGTTTTTGCCCGGATTGAATAGCATGGCGCCGCCGCTTGCAGGCAGTTTGAACATGCGTTTTTGGAAGTTCTGGCAGTTGGACGTGTTGGGCGCGGCACTGCATGTGTGTGTGTGGACGGGGGTTGGATATTTCGCCAGCCGCTACATCAAAGTGGTGACGAATGCCCTAGCTGTGGTGGGCCATGTTGCCGTCGGCTTTGTGTTGTTGATCTTGGCAGGTTATGCAGCGCTTTGGGTCTTTGTTTCGTTGCGCGACCGCCGCTACCGTAATGTGCATCGTATCTCTGCGGATGAGGTGGTGCGGCGGCTGGAAAATCCTGATCCGTGCCATCCGATTGTGATTGCGGATGTGCGTTCCCACGGTTATTACGACCCCGGGATGCTGCGGATCAAGAACAGCATTCGGGTGGAACCGAATCGGCTGGGGGTGGAGCTGGACGCTTTGCGCGAGACGCTGGCGCCGGAATGCGATATCTACGTGTACTGTTCGTGTGTGCGGGATGCCACAAGCATTCGGATTGCATACGCAATGGAATCGCGTGGCACAAAGGTACACGTAATTGAAGGTGGGCTGCGCGCGTGGCTGAAGGCTGGCTGGCCGACAGAGTTAGTGCCTGCCGGAGAGCTCCGGCATTTGCCCCGCTTCGATTAG